In a single window of the Streptomyces cinnabarinus genome:
- a CDS encoding HpcH/HpaI aldolase/citrate lyase family protein translates to MRHFGHIAPEVRQRLFHREPCEFDADSPARLLSTALGATLYSPATRPRLADDIRKQAARGVVSMVLCLEDSIGDEDVAAGEENLVRQFTELAGRAPEPLPLLFIRVRTPEQIPDLVRRLGTGVGLLSGFVLPKFTEERGIPFLEALTAAETASGRRLFAMPVLESPELLFRESRVETLEGIFRAVDKYRERVLALRLGVTDFCSSYGLRRASDMTAYDVQIVASVIADVVNMLGRADGTGFTVTGPVWEYFRVQERMFKPQLRRSPFLEGQAEELREALIEHAMDGLLREIALDQANGLTGKTCIHPSHVLPVHALSVVSHEEFSDAQDILRPERGGGGVLRSQYTNKMNEVKPHRAWAERTLLRAEVFGVANEDVGFVELLAAGIPG, encoded by the coding sequence ATGCGTCATTTCGGGCACATCGCCCCTGAGGTGCGGCAGCGCCTGTTCCACCGGGAGCCGTGCGAGTTCGACGCGGACTCCCCGGCCCGGCTGCTCTCCACGGCCCTGGGCGCCACGCTCTACAGCCCGGCCACCCGGCCGCGGCTGGCGGACGACATCCGCAAGCAGGCCGCCCGTGGCGTGGTCTCGATGGTGCTGTGCCTGGAGGACTCCATCGGTGACGAGGACGTGGCGGCGGGCGAGGAGAACCTCGTCCGGCAGTTCACCGAGCTCGCCGGCCGCGCGCCGGAGCCGCTGCCGCTGCTGTTCATCCGGGTCCGTACCCCCGAACAGATCCCCGACCTCGTACGACGCCTGGGAACCGGCGTAGGGCTGCTGTCCGGATTCGTGCTGCCGAAGTTCACCGAGGAGCGCGGCATCCCCTTCCTGGAGGCGCTGACGGCCGCCGAGACGGCGAGCGGACGCCGGTTGTTCGCCATGCCCGTGCTGGAGTCGCCCGAGCTGCTGTTCCGGGAGTCCCGGGTGGAGACCCTGGAAGGGATCTTCCGGGCGGTCGACAAGTATCGTGAGAGAGTGCTCGCGCTGCGGCTCGGCGTGACCGACTTCTGCTCCTCCTACGGCCTGCGCCGCGCCTCCGACATGACGGCGTACGACGTCCAGATCGTCGCCTCCGTCATCGCCGACGTGGTCAACATGCTCGGCCGGGCCGACGGCACCGGGTTCACCGTGACCGGCCCCGTCTGGGAGTACTTCCGCGTGCAGGAACGTATGTTCAAGCCCCAGCTGCGCCGCAGCCCCTTCCTGGAGGGCCAGGCCGAGGAACTGCGCGAGGCCCTCATCGAGCACGCCATGGACGGCCTGCTCCGCGAGATCGCCCTCGACCAGGCCAACGGCCTCACCGGCAAGACCTGCATCCACCCCTCCCACGTGCTGCCCGTGCACGCGCTGTCCGTCGTCAGCCACGAGGAGTTCAGCGACGCACAGGACATCCTGCGGCCCGAACGCGGCGGCGGGGGCGTGCTGCGCTCGCAGTACACGAACAAGATGAACGAGGTGAAGCCGCACCGCGCCTGGGCCGAGCGGACCCTGCTGCGCGCCGAGGTCTTCGGAGTGGCCAACGAGGACGTCGGCTTCGTGGAGCTGCTCGCCGCCGGAATCCCCGGCTGA
- a CDS encoding TerD family protein: MTHAMLKGSNVPLEATTVRAVLRWTPGQGVPDVDASALLLGPDGRVRSDEDFVFYNQPRHPSGKVWRLGKKRGAEGLTDTIQTDLSGVEPDVSQIYLVASADGATFDLVRSLRILLYDASVADGEPLLHFDIKPETGKETALICGELYRRGEGWKFRALGEGYSNGLKGLATDFGISVDESEVTVPEEPAEELRAQPLPPEQPTTAVPPQPSYGYPQTPPATQPAYGYPQPTSQPAYGGYGYPPPVTPAPVPVPTGDFRLPPQGPQFIGR, encoded by the coding sequence ATGACGCACGCGATGCTGAAGGGGTCGAACGTCCCGCTCGAAGCCACGACCGTACGTGCCGTGCTCCGCTGGACGCCCGGGCAGGGGGTCCCGGATGTCGACGCCTCGGCGCTGCTCCTCGGCCCCGACGGTCGGGTGCGGTCCGACGAGGACTTCGTTTTCTACAACCAGCCCCGGCACCCCTCCGGGAAGGTCTGGCGGCTCGGCAAGAAGCGGGGCGCCGAGGGCCTCACCGACACGATCCAGACAGATCTCTCCGGTGTCGAGCCCGACGTCAGTCAGATTTACCTGGTCGCATCGGCGGACGGCGCCACCTTCGACCTCGTACGTTCGCTGCGCATCCTGCTGTACGACGCGTCCGTGGCCGACGGCGAGCCGCTGCTGCACTTCGACATCAAGCCGGAGACGGGCAAGGAGACGGCCCTGATCTGCGGTGAGCTGTACCGCCGCGGCGAGGGCTGGAAGTTCCGCGCCCTGGGCGAGGGCTATTCCAACGGTCTGAAGGGCCTGGCCACGGACTTCGGCATCTCGGTGGACGAGTCGGAGGTGACGGTCCCCGAGGAGCCGGCGGAGGAGCTCCGCGCCCAGCCCCTGCCGCCCGAGCAGCCCACGACGGCGGTCCCGCCGCAGCCCTCGTACGGCTACCCGCAGACCCCGCCGGCGACCCAGCCCGCCTACGGCTACCCCCAGCCCACCAGCCAGCCCGCCTACGGCGGCTACGGCTACCCGCCCCCGGTGACTCCGGCCCCGGTCCCGGTCCCGACGGGAGATTTCCGCCTGCCTCCGCAGGGGCCGCAGTTCATCGGACGGTAG
- a CDS encoding TerD family protein, whose protein sequence is MGWLDGLLWRGRAAQFDTGSAASNAIELTKRHGTVSLTKQDAATGHLRINLNWRMRSSDIGGPQRESLLRHPFKALKPPEVVGHSMSMVNVDLDLGCLYELADGTKGVVQPLGGFLGDVNSPPYVKLSGDDRFGSASGETMYVNLDQRENIKRLLVFVYIYDQTPAFDRTHATVTLYPSNGPRIEIGLDERHPLARSCAVVMIENVKGEIVVRREVKFVYGFQAELDRLYGWGLQWGRGYKAKADR, encoded by the coding sequence ATGGGCTGGTTGGACGGGCTGCTCTGGCGTGGACGCGCCGCCCAGTTCGACACGGGCAGTGCGGCGAGCAACGCGATCGAGCTGACCAAACGGCACGGCACGGTCTCGCTGACGAAGCAGGACGCGGCCACCGGGCATCTGCGGATCAATCTGAACTGGCGGATGCGCAGCTCCGACATAGGCGGGCCGCAGCGGGAGAGTCTGCTGCGGCATCCGTTCAAGGCGCTGAAGCCGCCGGAGGTCGTCGGGCACAGCATGAGCATGGTCAACGTGGACCTGGACCTCGGGTGCCTGTACGAGCTGGCCGACGGGACGAAGGGGGTCGTCCAGCCGCTCGGCGGGTTCCTGGGGGACGTCAACTCGCCGCCGTACGTGAAGCTCAGCGGGGACGACCGGTTCGGGTCGGCCTCCGGCGAGACGATGTACGTCAATCTCGACCAGCGGGAGAACATCAAGCGGCTGCTGGTGTTCGTGTACATCTACGACCAGACGCCGGCGTTCGACCGGACGCACGCGACCGTCACGCTGTACCCCAGCAACGGGCCCCGGATCGAGATCGGTCTGGACGAGCGGCATCCGCTGGCCCGCTCCTGCGCGGTGGTGATGATCGAGAACGTGAAGGGCGAGATCGTCGTGCGGCGCGAGGTCAAGTTCGTGTACGGGTTCCAGGCCGAGCTTGACCGGTTGTACGGGTGGGGACTGCAGTGGGGGCGGGGTTACAAGGCGAAGGCGGATCGGTAG
- a CDS encoding DUF475 domain-containing protein yields the protein MVLKTFGWSFAVTALGLVAAVLYGGWTAFGVVAILSVLEISLSFDNAVVNAGILKKMNAFWQKIFLTIGVLIAVFGMRLVFPVVIVAVTASMGPIEAVDLALTDKDRYEQLVTDAHPSIAAFGGMFLLMIFLDFIFEERDIKWLGWLERPLAKLGKIDMLSVCVALIILLITSMTFATHAHLHAGPADKAETVLLSGIAGLITYMVVGGLSGFFEDKLEEEEEREHEAEEEAERTGKPRSAVLLAGKAAFFMFLYLEVLDASFSFDGVIGAFAITNDIVLMALGLGIGAMYVRSLTVYLVRQGTLDDYVYLEHGAHYAIGALAAILLITIQYEISELITGSIGVILIGWSFWSSVRRNRRLAAAEGKAETSDKTEVSSGV from the coding sequence GTGGTTCTGAAAACCTTCGGCTGGTCGTTCGCGGTCACCGCGCTCGGCCTCGTCGCGGCGGTCCTCTACGGGGGGTGGACCGCCTTCGGCGTCGTGGCGATCCTCTCCGTCCTTGAGATCTCGCTGTCTTTTGACAACGCAGTGGTCAACGCCGGGATCCTGAAGAAGATGAATGCCTTCTGGCAGAAGATCTTCCTCACCATCGGCGTGCTGATCGCCGTCTTCGGTATGCGACTGGTGTTCCCTGTCGTCATCGTCGCCGTCACCGCCTCGATGGGCCCGATCGAGGCCGTCGACCTCGCGCTCACCGACAAGGACCGGTACGAGCAGCTCGTCACCGACGCTCACCCGTCGATCGCGGCCTTCGGTGGCATGTTCCTGCTGATGATCTTCCTCGACTTCATCTTCGAGGAGCGGGACATCAAGTGGCTCGGCTGGCTGGAGCGCCCGCTGGCCAAGCTCGGCAAGATCGACATGCTGTCGGTCTGTGTCGCCCTGATCATCCTGCTCATCACCTCGATGACCTTCGCGACCCACGCCCATCTGCACGCCGGCCCGGCGGACAAGGCAGAGACGGTTCTGCTCTCCGGTATCGCCGGTCTCATCACGTACATGGTCGTCGGCGGTCTCTCCGGCTTCTTCGAGGACAAGCTCGAAGAGGAGGAGGAGCGCGAGCACGAGGCGGAGGAAGAGGCCGAGCGCACCGGCAAGCCCCGCTCGGCGGTGCTCCTCGCCGGCAAGGCCGCGTTCTTCATGTTCCTCTACCTCGAGGTGCTGGACGCGTCCTTCTCCTTCGACGGCGTGATCGGCGCCTTCGCCATCACCAACGACATCGTCCTGATGGCGCTGGGTCTCGGTATCGGCGCGATGTACGTCCGATCGCTCACGGTCTACCTGGTCCGCCAGGGCACCCTCGACGATTACGTCTACCTGGAGCACGGCGCCCACTACGCCATCGGCGCCCTCGCCGCGATCCTGCTGATCACCATCCAGTACGAGATCAGCGAGCTCATCACCGGCTCCATCGGCGTCATCCTGATCGGCTGGTCCTTCTGGTCCTCCGTGCGCCGCAACCGCCGCCTCGCGGCGGCCGAGGGAAAAGCGGAGACCTCGGACAAGACTGAGGTCTCGTCCGGGGTGTGA
- a CDS encoding TerD family protein, translated as MGVTLAKGGNVSLSKAAPNLTQVMIGLGWDARSTTGAPFDLDASALMCNGGRVMGDEWFIFYNQLKSPDGSVEHTGDNLTGEGDGDDESLLIDLSKVPAQCDKIVFPVSIHLADDRGQTFGQVSNAFIRVVNQADGQELARYDLSEDASTETAMIFGEVYRYQGEWKFRAVGQGYASGLRGIALDFGVNVS; from the coding sequence ATGGGCGTCACGCTCGCCAAGGGGGGCAATGTCTCCCTGTCCAAGGCCGCACCGAACCTCACCCAGGTGATGATCGGGCTCGGCTGGGACGCGCGCTCCACCACCGGAGCCCCCTTCGACCTCGACGCCAGCGCGCTGATGTGCAACGGCGGGCGGGTGATGGGGGATGAGTGGTTCATCTTCTACAACCAGCTCAAGAGCCCGGACGGCTCCGTGGAGCACACCGGCGACAACCTGACCGGCGAGGGCGACGGCGACGACGAGTCGCTGCTGATCGACCTCTCCAAGGTCCCCGCCCAGTGCGACAAGATCGTCTTCCCTGTCTCGATCCATCTGGCCGATGACCGCGGCCAGACCTTCGGGCAGGTCAGCAATGCCTTCATTCGCGTGGTGAACCAGGCCGACGGCCAGGAACTCGCCCGTTACGACCTCAGCGAGGACGCCTCCACCGAGACGGCGATGATCTTCGGCGAGGTCTATCGCTACCAGGGCGAGTGGAAGTTCCGCGCGGTCGGGCAGGGGTACGCGTCGGGTCTGCGGGGCATCGCCCTGGACTTCGGGGTCAACGTCTCATAA
- a CDS encoding calcium homeostasis/redox stress adaptation protein, with protein sequence MGVSLSKGGNVSLTKEAPGLTAVIVGLGWDIRTTTGTDFDLDASALLLNSSGKVASDAHFIFFNNLKSPDGSVEHTGDNLTGEGEGDDEQIKVDLAGVPADVEKIVFPVSIYDAENRQQSFGQVRNAFIRVANQAGGAEIARYDLSEDASTETAMVFGELYRHGAEWKFRAIGQGYASGLRGIAQDFGVNV encoded by the coding sequence GTGGGAGTCAGCCTCAGCAAGGGCGGCAACGTATCGCTGACCAAGGAGGCCCCTGGCCTCACCGCGGTCATCGTCGGTCTGGGGTGGGACATCCGCACCACCACCGGCACCGACTTCGACCTGGACGCCAGCGCGCTGCTGCTGAACTCGTCCGGCAAGGTCGCGAGCGACGCGCACTTCATCTTCTTCAACAACCTCAAGAGCCCCGACGGCTCCGTCGAGCACACCGGTGACAACCTCACCGGTGAGGGCGAGGGCGACGACGAGCAGATCAAGGTCGACCTGGCGGGTGTCCCGGCCGACGTCGAGAAGATCGTCTTCCCGGTGTCGATCTACGACGCCGAGAACCGTCAGCAGTCCTTCGGCCAGGTGCGCAACGCGTTCATCCGCGTCGCCAACCAGGCCGGCGGCGCCGAGATCGCCCGCTACGACCTCAGCGAGGACGCCTCCACCGAGACCGCCATGGTCTTCGGTGAGCTCTACCGGCACGGTGCGGAGTGGAAGTTCCGCGCCATCGGCCAGGGCTACGCCTCGGGCCTGCGCGGTATCGCGCAGGACTTCGGTGTGAACGTCTGA
- a CDS encoding peroxiredoxin, translating to MAIQVGDKAPDFELKDNHGKTVKLSDFRGQKNVVLLFYPFAFTGVCTGELCELRDNLPRFADRDTQLLAVSNDSVPTLRVFAEQEGFEYPLLSDFWPHGEVSRAYGVFAEDKGCAVRGTFVIDKEGVVRWTVVNGLPDARDLNEYVAALDTL from the coding sequence ATGGCCATCCAGGTCGGCGACAAAGCCCCCGACTTCGAGCTCAAGGACAACCACGGCAAGACCGTGAAGCTGTCCGACTTCCGCGGCCAGAAGAACGTCGTGCTGCTCTTCTACCCGTTCGCCTTCACCGGCGTCTGCACCGGTGAGCTGTGCGAGCTGCGGGACAACCTGCCGAGGTTCGCGGACCGCGACACGCAGCTGCTCGCCGTCTCCAACGACTCCGTGCCCACCCTGCGGGTCTTCGCCGAGCAGGAGGGCTTCGAGTACCCCCTGCTGAGCGACTTCTGGCCGCACGGCGAGGTCTCCCGCGCCTACGGCGTCTTCGCCGAGGACAAGGGCTGCGCGGTGCGCGGCACCTTCGTCATCGACAAGGAGGGTGTCGTCCGCTGGACCGTCGTCAACGGTCTGCCGGACGCCCGTGACCTGAACGAGTACGTCGCGGCGCTCGACACCCTGTGA
- a CDS encoding DUF3052 domain-containing protein, producing MSATADHAEERTNPAVRLGFQPEQVVQEIGYDEDVDQELREAIEEVIGSDLVDEDYDDVADAVVLWFRDDDGDLTDALVDATTYIEEGGSILLLTPKTGRDGYVEPSDISEAATTAGLSASKSVSVGKDWSGSRLVTPKAAKSAKK from the coding sequence GTGAGCGCGACCGCGGACCACGCGGAGGAGCGGACCAACCCTGCCGTCAGGCTGGGTTTCCAGCCCGAGCAGGTGGTCCAGGAGATCGGCTACGACGAAGACGTAGACCAGGAACTCCGCGAGGCCATTGAGGAAGTCATCGGCAGCGACCTCGTGGACGAGGACTACGACGACGTCGCCGATGCCGTGGTGCTGTGGTTCCGCGACGACGACGGCGACCTGACGGATGCGCTGGTGGACGCCACCACGTACATCGAGGAAGGCGGCTCGATCCTGCTGCTGACGCCGAAGACCGGACGCGACGGCTACGTCGAGCCGAGCGACATCTCCGAAGCCGCCACGACGGCCGGACTGTCCGCGTCCAAGAGCGTCAGCGTCGGCAAGGACTGGAGCGGCAGCCGTCTGGTGACGCCGAAGGCGGCGAAGTCCGCCAAGAAGTGA